One part of the Mytilus trossulus isolate FHL-02 chromosome 11, PNRI_Mtr1.1.1.hap1, whole genome shotgun sequence genome encodes these proteins:
- the LOC134690657 gene encoding uncharacterized protein LOC134690657, with amino-acid sequence MGLSDAALAIKLALIFIIVGFLLHIIGFGAPYWSDNIAFNRGLWQSCSKITDSCSSVNTDVNFGFGDYLTATKTFECFGLIGSIACLVLIGIFICVGRCSGSKCIAVFNVIALLGTGACILIAIIIFASESNNLAWAFGLATTGGVCFALAGIFMIVSMCQ; translated from the exons ATGGGTCTCAGTGATGCAGCTTTGGCGATTAAATTAGCTCTAATTTTTATAATCGTCGGATTTCTCCTTCATATAATTGGATTTGGAGCACCTTACTGGTCAGATAATATAGCATTTAACAGAGGATTATGGCAGTCATGTAGCAAAATTACAGATTCTTGTAGCTCTGTAAACACGGATGTCAATTTTGGAT TTGGAGACTATTTAACGGCCACGAAGACCTTCGAATGTTTCGGATTAATTGGATCTATTGCCTGTTTAGTACTCATTGGAATATTTATCTGCGTAGGGAGATGTTCCGGAAGTAAATGCATTGCCGTTTTCAATGTCATCGCATTATTAGGGACTG GTGCTTGCATTCTGATTGCCATCATAATTTTTGCTTCCGAGTCTAACAACTTAGCCTGGGCATTTGGTCTGGCCACTACTGGAGGTGTTTGTTTCGCTCTTGCCGGAATATTCATGATCGTGTCTATGTGCCAGTAA